The Euphorbia lathyris chromosome 2, ddEupLath1.1, whole genome shotgun sequence genome includes a window with the following:
- the LOC136220246 gene encoding protein S-acyltransferase 18 — protein sequence MRRHGWQRPLHPLQIVGMAVFSFLVVAFYTFLGLFLGDRTAEITVTTIFSFVAISVMFLFTRCTAIDPTDKTSFKKKKKAKSDGNPKFNYGFIMSQIVVSFFRRLERKILKTFIRRKYLDPLKAGVQMEPLLPFPLLLKDDSVAPNPKDDEISYCSLCDFEVKKHSKHCRTCNRCVEGFDHHCRWLNNCVGKRNYTAFILLMISVLLMLIIEGGTAIAIFVRCFADKKGIERELQRKLYVEFPRGVLATISVMLVLMTAYSSAAMGQLLFFHVVLIRKGMRTYDYIMAMKEENQSMHLDPFDDSDFSSDSDLDSPKRSTFVSRFICRRNQDPVKLSIRIDRDPQPSSINKKQGFRASIDPWKLINLSKEKALMAAEMARERLMRQKPSDQQDSLRPLPLETKVGPMMNPDKYMSSVVGSGSTPLISKGSPGAFTSPRRRFSGSSAMLSGIVPSPKQKYRSSFDLKLTEVSKELETYISRQVLCSVIKKDAYEESPR from the exons ATGAGGCGCCATGGCTGGCAACGTCCTCTCCATCCTTTACAG ATAGTAGGAATGGCAGTTTTTAGTTTCCTTGTTGTGGCCTTCTATACATTCCTTGGGCTCTTCCTAGGGGATAGAACCGCAGAAATCACAGTCACCACAATTTTTTCCTTCGTG GCAATTTCAGTTATGTTTCTGTTTACTAGATGCACAGCCATAGATCCCACTGATAAAACCAGctttaaaaagaagaaaaaagctAAATCCGATGGGAATCCAAAATTTAATTATGGATTTATCATGAGTCAAATAGTTGTGAGTTTTTTCAGAAGGCTAGAAAGGAAAATCCTCAAGACTTTTATAAGAAGAAAGTACCTAGATCCATTGAAGGCCGGTGTGCAAATGGAGCCATTACTCCCATTTCCTCTTCTCCTCAAGGATGATTCAGTTGCACCTAACCCTAAAGACGATGAGATCTCTTATTGCTCCTTGTGTGATTTTGAG GTTAAGAAGCACAGTAAGCACTGTAGGACCTGCAACCGGTGTGTTGAAGGGTTTGACCACCATTGCAGG TGGTTGAACAATTGTGTTGGCAAAAGGAACTACACAGCGTTCATCCTCCTAATGATATCTGTCTTGTTAATG TTAATCATAGAAGGAGGAACTGCAATTGCCATATTCGTCAGATGTTTTGCAGATAAGAAAGGGATAGAGAGGGAATTACAGAGGAAGCTATATGTAGAATTCCCAAGAGGTGTTCTTGCAACAATATCG GTTATGTTGGTTTTGATGACAGCCTATAGCTCTGCAGCCATGGGACAACTTCTCTTCTTTCATGTTGTTCTCATACGCAAG GGAATGAGAACATATGACTATATCATGGCAATgaaagaggagaaccaatcaaTGCATCTAGACCCATTTGATGATTCAGATTTCTCTTCAGATTCTGATCTTGACTCACCTAAAAGATCAACATTTGTTTCTCGGTTTATTTGCAGAAGAAATCAG GACCCAGTAAAGCTTTCCATTAGGATAGATAGAGATCCCCAACCTTCCAGCATAAACAAGAAGCAAGGTTTTCGTGCAAGTATCGATCCGTGGAAGCTGATAAACCTCAGCAAAGAGAAAGCTCTAATGGCAGCTGAGATGGCTAGAGAAAGGCTGATGAGGCAGAAGCCATCAGACCAACAAGATTCATTAAGGCCACTACCGTTGGAGACAAAAGTTGGACCTATGATGAACCCGGATAAGTATATGAGCAGTGTTGTAGGATCAGGTTCAACACCTCTTATCTCAAAAGGATCACCAGGAGCGTTTACGAGTCCGAGAAGACGATTTTCTGGCTCCTCAGCTATGTTGTCTGGCATTGTTCCATCACCGAAACAGAAGTACAGAAGTAGTTTTGACTTGAAGTTGACAGAGGTTTCCAAGGAGCTTGAAACGTATATTTCTAGACAGGTTTTATGCTCTGTGATAAAGAAAGACGCTTATGAGGAATCTCCCAGATAA